The genomic DNA GTCGGCCGGCACGTCGCTGTCGGTGGGAGCCGCCACCTTGTTGCGCGCCGCGTCGCGCTCCAGGGCCGACGCGATGCGCTCGGCCTCGTCCACGCTCTTGTCCAGCAAGAAGCGCAGCTCGGGCGCGATGCGCCACGACAGCTTCCGCGCCATGAGCGAGCGGATACGGCCGGACGCCTTCTGGAACGCCGCCGCCACGTCCTCGTAGCGATCGGGCTCAGTGGTGTAGAACACGTTGCACACGCTGCGGTCGTAGCTGACCTCGCATCCGGTGATGGTGACCAACTCCAGACGGGGATCGGATATCTCGAACAGCAGGATTCCCGCGATAACCTCGCGCGCCTGCTCGTTGACCTTGCGGTTCGATGAACTCTGTTTCATGATGCGTCTCCTTACCGATAAAGGCGAACCTTGCAGGTGGAACAAAGGGCTTCTAGCTAACCGAGTGACCTCGGCAGCCGCCGATCAGCCCCGAAGTTCAGCATATCGCGAGGCGATTTCCCCGAAAAGCGCAACGCCGCCACGGTAACCACAAGGTTGCCATAGCGGCGTTGCGGGGTGGTGCCCACTAAGCGAGTTCCGCACGAGCCGGACAGCCCTGCGGGCTGTCCGAGCGAGCAGGACTGTCTGAGCGACTGGGCATTACCCCGCGACGCCGCGGCGCAGGTTCATCTTCTTACTCGGTGCGCTCGACTTCCTTCACGGTGTAACCTTCGATGTGGTCGCCGATCTTGAGGTCCTGGAACTTCTCGATGCCGATGCCGCACTCGTAGCCCTGCTTCACGGACTTCACATCGTCCTTGAAGCGGCGCAGCGATTCCATGACGCCCTCGAAGATGATGGTGCCGTCGCGGACAATGCGCACCTTGTCGTCGCGATGGATCTCGCCTTCCACGATGTAGCAGCCGGCGATCGTACCCACCTTCGGCACCTTGAACGTCTCGCGCACCTCGGCGATGCCGGTGTCCTCCTCCACGATGTCGGGGGACAGCAGACCCACGCGAGCCGCGTTGATCTCCTCGATGGCCTGGTAGATGATCCTGTACAGACGGATGTCCACCTTCTCCTTCTCGGCCTGCTGCTTCGACTTGCCCGTGGGGCGCACGTTGAAGCCGATGATGATGGCGTCGGAGGCCGATGCCAGCGTGACGTCGGTCTCGGTGATGCCGCCCACGGCCGAGTGCACGATGTTGATGCGCACCTCGGACTGGTCCATCTTCTCGAACGCGTCGCGCAGCGCTTCGATGGAGCCCTGCACGTCGGCCTTCACGATGAGGTTCAGGTCGGTCTGCTTGCCCTCCTCGATGCGGTTGAACAGGTCGTCCAGGCTCATGTGGCTCTTGGATTCCTGCTCGGCCAGGCGGGCGCGCAACGCGCGTTCCTCGGCCAGCTTGCGGGCGTCGCGCTCGTCCTCGAACACGCGGAACTCGTCGCCCGCGGTGGGCACGCTGTTCAGGCCCAAGATCTCCACCGGATCGGCGGGACCGGCCGAATCGACGTGCTTGCCATGCGGATCCACCAGCGCGCGGACACGGCCGTACGAGGTGCCGGCCACCACGACGTCGCCCGGGTGCAGCGTGCCGCGCTGCACGAGCACGGTGGCCACGGGACCGCGACCCTTGTCGAGGTTCGCCTCGATGACGAAGCCGGAGGCCTCGGCGTCGGGGTTGGCCTTGAGCTCCAGCACGTCGGCCTGGAGGATGATCGTCTCCAGCACGTCGTCGATGTGCAGGCGCTGCTTGGCCGACACCTCCACGAACATGTTGGTGCCGCCCCACTCCTCGGGAATGACGCCGTATTCCACCAGCTCCTGGCGCACGCGGTCGGGGTTCGCGCCCGGCTTGTCGATCTTGTTGACGGCCACCACGATGGGCACCTCGGCCGCCTTCGCGTGGTTGATGGCCTCGATGGTCTGCGGCATGACGCCGTCGTCGGCGGCCACCACCAGCACGATGACGTCGGTGACCTGGGCGCCGCGGGCGCGCATGGCCGTGAACGCCTCGTGGCCCGGCGTGTCGATGAACGTGATCTGCTTGCCGTCGATCTCCACCACCGACGCGCCGATGTGCTGGGTGATGCCGCCGGCCTCGCTGGCCACGACGCCCGTGTCGCGGATGGCGTCCAGAAGCGACGTCTTGCCGTGGTCGACATGGCCCATGACGGTGACCACGGGCGGGCGGGGCTTGAGGTCCTCGTCCTTGTCGTGGTACACCACCGCGTACTCCTCCTCCGGAGACACGACGCGCACCTTGCGGCCCATGTCGTCGGCGATGAGCTCGACCAGCTCGTCGCTCATGGACTGCGTCAGGGTGAGCACCTGGCCCAGCATGAACAGGCGCTTGATGATGTCGTTGGGCTGCACGCCCAGGATCTCGGCGAATTTCGCCACCGTGGCTCCCTGGGGGATCTCCACGACGGAATCGTCGAGCACCAGCGTGGGATCGAGGCCCTTCTCGATGGCCTCCAGCTCCATGCGCTCGCGGTTCTCGGCCTCGCGCTTCTCCTTGCGCTTCTTACGGCGGCCTTCGCCCTCATGCGTGGACGCGGCGGCGACGGCGGCACGAGCCTCTGCCAGCACCTTGTCGCGCTGCAGCTTCTCGGCCTGCACGGCCATCTGCGCGTAGCGGTCCTCGGGCTGGGCTGCCTGCTGCTCGAGCTCGGGCACGATCTGCTCGACGTGCCCGCCCCGCTTGCCCTTCTTGGCCGGACGCTCGGGCTTGGAGCCCTTGCGCGCGGCGTCGCGGGCGGCGGGAGCAGCCTGCTTCTGCGCCTCGATGCGCTGCTTCTCGGCCTCGATCTGCGACAGCAGCGAGTCGAACGCAGGCTTCTTGGCGCCCAGCACCGGCGCGGGCCTCTTCGGCGTCGACGCGCTCGAAGCGCTCTTGGAGCCCTTCGCGTTGCGGTTGCGCAGCGCCTCTTCCACCGCCTGCTTCTTGGCCACCTCTGCAGCCATCTTGGCCTGGCGGGCGCGGGCGCGGGCCTCGGCGGCCTCGCGGGCCACGCGTTCCTTCTCGCTCTCGATCTGGCTCGCCAGGCTCTCGAACGGCGAGGAAACGGGCGCCTTCTTCGGGCCGCCTTCTCCGTCGGCGCCCTGCGCGCGCCCGTCGTCGGACGAGCCTTCGGCTCGCTGGGCGCGCTCGGCCTCGCGGGCGGCGCGCTCCTGCTCCACCGCTTCGCGACGGGCGCGCTCCTCCTCGGCCTTTTTGCGCTCGGCCTCGGCGCGCTCTTCGGCCAGCTTCCTGGCCTCCTCGTCCTCCAACTGCCCGGCGCGCTGCTTGATCTCGGGCTCCAGGTTCTTGCGGATCTTGTCGACGTAGGCGTCCGCGAGCATGCTCGCATGGCTCTTCGCGGGGATCTTCATCTGCTGCAGCTTGTCGAGCAGCTCTTTGCTCGACATATCGAATTCCTTCGCCAACTCATGTACTCGCATGCTGGCCATATACCACTCCTCTACTTCTGTCTCGCTTCGCGCGCAGCCGAAGCGACGTCGGCGGCGATCCTGTCGTACTCATCGCTGCCGAGCGTCGCCTTGAGCGCCCGGTCGAGCTTTTTCTTCTTGCATGCGGCGGCGAAGCACTCCTCGGAGCAGACGTACGCCCCCCTGCCCGGCGCACGGCCGGTCTTGTCGAACGACACGGCGCCGGACGGGTCGCGCACGATGCGCATGAGCTCGGCCTTGCCGGCCAGCTTCCCGCATGCGATGCAGCTGCGCTGGCGCACCGTCCTCGTCGTCGTCATTCCTGGCCGCCCTCTCTCGCTACCCTTGCCTTATGCTTCGTCGAGGTCGGCGTGCACGCCGCAATAGCGGCTGCCCGGACGGGCATGGTTGCGGCAGCGCACCCCGTCCTCGCCCACGTAGGCGCACAGACCGGCTTCGTCGTCCGCGGCCTCGTCCTCGTCGATCAGCATGTTGTCCATCGGAGCCAGCGACTCGCCCGTGAAGCTGGCGCTCTTGATATCGATATGCCAGCCGGTCAGGCGCGCAGCCAGACGGGCGTTCTGGCCCTCCTTGCCGATGGCCAGCGACAGCTGGTCGTCGGGCACCACGACGGTGGCGTAGTGGTTGTCCTCGTCGATGACGACGCGGGTCACCTTCGCAGGCGACAGCGCGTTGGCCACGTACACCGCCGGATCCTCCGCCCACTGGATCACGTCGACGCGCTCGTTGCGCAGCTCTTCCACCACCATGCGAACGCGGCTGCCCTTCGGGCCGACGCAGGCGCCCACGGGATCGAGGTTCGCCTCGCGCGACGCCACGGCGATCTTGGAGCGGGCGCCGGGCTCGCGGGCGATGGACTTGATCTCCACCATGCCGTCGTAGATCTCCGGCACCTCGATCTCGAACAGGCGGCGGAT from Eggerthella lenta DSM 2243 includes the following:
- the rbfA gene encoding 30S ribosome-binding factor RbfA produces the protein MKQSSSNRKVNEQAREVIAGILLFEISDPRLELVTITGCEVSYDRSVCNVFYTTEPDRYEDVAAAFQKASGRIRSLMARKLSWRIAPELRFLLDKSVDEAERIASALERDAARNKVAAPTDSDVPADADIMADREAQAQQASEGE
- the infB gene encoding translation initiation factor IF-2, with translation MASMRVHELAKEFDMSSKELLDKLQQMKIPAKSHASMLADAYVDKIRKNLEPEIKQRAGQLEDEEARKLAEERAEAERKKAEEERARREAVEQERAAREAERAQRAEGSSDDGRAQGADGEGGPKKAPVSSPFESLASQIESEKERVAREAAEARARARQAKMAAEVAKKQAVEEALRNRNAKGSKSASSASTPKRPAPVLGAKKPAFDSLLSQIEAEKQRIEAQKQAAPAARDAARKGSKPERPAKKGKRGGHVEQIVPELEQQAAQPEDRYAQMAVQAEKLQRDKVLAEARAAVAAASTHEGEGRRKKRKEKREAENRERMELEAIEKGLDPTLVLDDSVVEIPQGATVAKFAEILGVQPNDIIKRLFMLGQVLTLTQSMSDELVELIADDMGRKVRVVSPEEEYAVVYHDKDEDLKPRPPVVTVMGHVDHGKTSLLDAIRDTGVVASEAGGITQHIGASVVEIDGKQITFIDTPGHEAFTAMRARGAQVTDVIVLVVAADDGVMPQTIEAINHAKAAEVPIVVAVNKIDKPGANPDRVRQELVEYGVIPEEWGGTNMFVEVSAKQRLHIDDVLETIILQADVLELKANPDAEASGFVIEANLDKGRGPVATVLVQRGTLHPGDVVVAGTSYGRVRALVDPHGKHVDSAGPADPVEILGLNSVPTAGDEFRVFEDERDARKLAEERALRARLAEQESKSHMSLDDLFNRIEEGKQTDLNLIVKADVQGSIEALRDAFEKMDQSEVRINIVHSAVGGITETDVTLASASDAIIIGFNVRPTGKSKQQAEKEKVDIRLYRIIYQAIEEINAARVGLLSPDIVEEDTGIAEVRETFKVPKVGTIAGCYIVEGEIHRDDKVRIVRDGTIIFEGVMESLRRFKDDVKSVKQGYECGIGIEKFQDLKIGDHIEGYTVKEVERTE
- the rnpM gene encoding RNase P modulator RnpM; protein product: MTTTRTVRQRSCIACGKLAGKAELMRIVRDPSGAVSFDKTGRAPGRGAYVCSEECFAAACKKKKLDRALKATLGSDEYDRIAADVASAAREARQK